The genomic DNA GCCGACGCACCCCGAGGGGCGATGTTCACGGTGGCGGAGGCCGGCCGTACCGCTTTCGCGGACGCCGCGCCCGTCCGGGCCGCGCACGTACGCCACTGGCTGATCGATCGGCTCAGCGGCGACCAGTTGGCTGCGCTTGAGGAGATCTCCGAGGTCGTGCTGGCGCACCTGCGGTCTGGTGAGCCGGCCCCGACCTGGGACGGCGACTGCTCATGACCGCTCAGGTCCCGGGAGGCGGGATCTGGTGATCGTACTCAACGGCTCGTACGGGCCGGGACATGGCCTGGGCTTGGGCCGGGGACAGGGCCGTCCGGGCCGAGCGCCGGACGTCGGCTGAGCTCCGTACGGGGTCAGGGCCGGGGACAGGGCTGTTCGGCCGAGCGCCGGACGTCGGCTGAGCTCCGTACGGGGTCAGGGCCGGGGACAGGGCTGTTCGGGCGAGCGCCGGACGCCGGCTGAGCTCCGTACGGGTCAGGGGCCGTCCTCGCGATCGCCGGCCGGGGCGCTCAGTACGACGGTTCCGAGATCGACTGGGCGCGGAAGATCTCCGTCGCCTCGTCGCCGCTCTCGTCGACCCCGGTCCTCTGCAGCACCAGTGTCCGGCTGCCGATCTTCAGTGAGCGCCGGCCGTCGACCTCGGTGGACTCGAACACCGTCACCGTATGCCCGTGCATATCGCGCACCTGGTCATACTCCGGGCCGTCGGGAATGTCGAGCCTGATGCGTTTCGCCTGGTCTGCCATGTTCACATTGTGAACGGCTCAGCTCCGGCGGAGATGTCGAATACGCATATTGTCGATTACCGTTCCGTTATTACGGGTTCAGGAGAAAATGATCGCTCAGGGCAATGGGTCGATCACGATGTGCTGGTCGTATTGGGAGATCTCACCGCCGCGATCCGTCAGGATGGGCCATTTGGTGTTTCTGGCGCACCAGACGACATGTCCTGCGGTGATGTCGCGTGACCCGTCGAGGATCTCCGCGATATCCCCCACCTTGCCGTGGGTGAAGTCGTCGATCGTCACACCGGGTGTCGTGACGAGCTCGAACAGCTCCACCTGGGTGGATATCGGAGATATGGACAGGACGGCTGCCAGGCAGGTCGCCGGGACACATATTCCGCCGCCGCGGTAGAGGCACATGGCGGCGATGCTCCGTGAGTATTCGGTTTTCGCCACCGCGATGTCGATCAGCGCGCTGACGTCGAGCACTCGGCCGGGAAGCATTGTCAGGACCTCCGGGTCCGGCGGGTGCCGATCTGGTCCCACTCCGCCTCGGACAGCGGGTCGACCCCGAGAGCGTCGGCTGCCACGTCGAGGTCGTCACGGTGCAGGTTCCATCGGTGTATCAACGTGATGACGTGCGGCTTGGTGCCGATCTCTCGCTGGACAGCGGCATGGATCACATCGGCGATCTTACTCCCCGTTGATCGTGCCTTGCGAGAAAGCGCCTCGAAGTCTGCTTTATCCAGCTCCACGGTTACCGAGATGTCGGAGGGCGGTGTGTTGTTCCCCTGCTTTTCTTCGTCGGGCCGGAGATGCGCGAGCCATAGGGGGACATCGGTCCTCTCTCGTATGGAGGCGTCTTGATCGGTCGATTTCGGTGCGTCCGAACGTGCGCCGTCTCGCCAGGCCGGCGGGGGATGGGCCATGTATCTGACAGTAGCTGCGAATTACGGCGCTGGCAGTACCCTTCCGTGACTTTGACGGTCAATCAGTATGTCGGCGGAGGATAACGAGAGATCCATGAGAATCGCCGAATGTATTTCACTTTCCGTGTCCAGGTCTTACGCCGGGTGAACGGATCATCCCGGTACCGTGGCGGGGGTTGACGGGGTGGATGTGGCGGTGGCGGAGCCGCAGGTCCCCGCGGCCTGTCGCTGCCGGGCCAGCTGGTCGACACCCTTCTGGTATTCCTGCAGTTCCTCCTGCGGAGGTGAGTATCGCCAGGCGTCGCCCTGGAAAAGGAAGCCGAAGTCGGCCGTCTCGTTGAGCCGGACCGCCTGGACCTTCGCGGTGTCACCGCTGACCGTGACGGTGGTGATGGTGAACCGGACATCCGGCACCGGCTGGGGGCAGAGCTGGAACAGCCTGACGTACTCCTCCCGGGCCAGTGCCGCCTGTGCCTGCGTGCTCCACAGGTCCCAGAAGTCGCCGTAGGAGCCGCTGGAATAGGAGTCGAGTCCCAGTTGGGCGATCTGCCGGAGCGTGGTCTCGGAACGCTCGGTGCTCTGGGCCGCGGGCGGGCTCTCGGCCGTGACGACCGGATTGAGCACCGCCGACACGGCGACCGCCGCTCCGATGAGCACTCCGACGATCATGATCACGATTACCGCCAGCCCCCGGCCCGTCTCGCCTCGCGGCGGTCGGCCGCGCTGTGGCGGATAGCCCACGTGAGGCCTCCAGGGGCTGACGGGAGCGGACAGAGGTGATGGTAACGCCCGTCGGTCGCGACTGGCCATGGTGATCGGCGTGGCCGAGCGGCTCGGGAGACGGCTCGTATCGGTGGTGTCCGTGCTGGTCGGTGTGACCACCTCGACGAAAGGGGGTTTTAGGGAAATATGAGCTATTAGTCCGAATTCAGACCGCTTCAAATGGGGATTTACTTCTCATGCGTGAACATTTTAGTTTCTACCGGCATCGGTGGTTCAAAGTGTGGATCGCCATGGCGGCGCTGTCGGCCGCACTCATCGCAATGACCGAGGCCGTCGGCAACCGGGCGGTAATGCCTGCGGCCTTCTTCTACGGCGCGGCGGCCGGGCCGATCGGACTCCTGGTCGCCATCCACGACCGGACCGGGATCGGCGCCAGCGTTCCGGGCGTCACCCTGGTGGGGATGTTCCTGTTCGGCGGAGGCGTCGCCCTCCTGCTCGGCGGATACTTCGACGCGCTGTTCATCCCCGACAAGCACGGACCCTCGATCCTGCAGGTCGGGTGGATCGAGGAATCGGCCAAATTCCTCCCACTCCTCCTGCTCGCGCTGACCGGCCGCCACCTCACCAAGGCCGCCGGGGTGGCGCTGGGCCTGTCCTGCGCGACCGGATTCGCAATCATGGAATCGATGTCCTACGCCTGGAAGAACGTCGACCACGCCGGGGCCGTCAACGCGGGTGTGGTGCTGTTCATGCGAGGGCTCGCCACCCCGTTCAGCCATCTCGCCTGGACCGGCCTGATCTGCGCGGTCGCCTTCGGGACCTGGCAGGCCAGAGGGAGAATCGTGATCACCTTCTCGGTGGCCGGGGCCTTCGTGGCGGCGGCCGTACTGCACTCGCTCAACGACGGCCTGCTCACCCTCGACATCCCCGGTCCCGCCCGCCTGCTCTTCGTCGTCGTCGCGGCGGTGAGCTACTGGCTGTTCTACCGCGCCACCCGTGACCTGGTCCCCGGCACCGCCGACGGGCCAGGCGCCGTCCCCGGCCTGACCTCATGCCGGTCCGTCCCCTGACCCGGGTCGCCGTAGGGTCCGTTCTCCGTCTCCGTCTCCGCGGGCGGGACCATGACAGCCGTGGACACCCACGATGAGGGACTTCGCCGGGGGACGCACCCCCGGAAGCCCGTCTCGTCCTCATCGGTCCAGGTGTCGCGTGGATCGGCCCGGAACGCGGGCACGGCGGCCCGTATCGCGGCAGATCTGTGCGATGTTCCACGTGGAACATTCCCCGGCTGGCCGTCATGGGAAGGCCCGCTCCCCGGACCGGGCGGGAGGCGGAAAGCAGCGGGCCCGAACCGGCGGGTCACAGTTGGGAGAGCAGCCACCTGGGGCCGGTGACCAGGGCCCCCAGAGCGGTGACCCGCTCACGCAGGCCCCGGTCGGCGGTGACGACCAGGACACGCTCCCAGGTCGGGACAGCCTGTACGGCTCGCACGATGGCGTCGTCGCCGCTTCCGGGAGCTGCGATCACGGAGGCGCCCGGCCGCGGTGAGACGGCCCGGGCGGCGCCTTCGACGACCATGGTGAAGCGCGGGAACCACCGCTCCAGCGCCGGAAGGTCGCCGGGTACGGCGCGCAGACCGCCGACGGCGAGGGCACTCACCTCGGCGACCAGTTTGCCGGCGGCTCCGGCGCGGTCCCTCCACCACCCGTGCTCGGCGCGGGCGCCGACGATGTTGGCGACGTCGAGGACGACCGTCAGGGAGCCGAGGGCCCGGCTGATCACGGGCCAGGTCTCGGCGAAACCGGGATGGAGGTTCCGGGCCGCGAGCTGCTCGGGGGTCAGCCAGCGCAGGTCGACGCTCTCGCTGTTGGCCGGGGCCGCGTCCAGCAGACGGTCGGCCTCGGCGATCACGGTCGTGAACGACCAGCCGCCGTGGTCGTCGACATAGAGCCCCTGGACCCGGAGACCGTCACCGGTCAGCGCCGCCTCCTCCCGGGCCTCACGGAGCGCACCGGCGACGGCGTCCTCGTGGCTGTCGAGAGCGCCACCGGGCAGACCCCAGGTGCCGCCGTGATGGCTCCATACGGCGCGTTCCTGCGTCAGGACGTGCGGTGTCCCGCTCGTGTCATGGTGGACGGCGAGCAGACCGGACGCACCGTACACCCCCCAGTGCCGATGCCCGCGATCGCAGTAGGCCCATCCGTCGCCGTCCATGGCAGTCACGGGTCAATGATGCACCTGCGGGCGCCGGCCTCCGAGACCAGGCCGGTACGGACAGGTGCGGCGGCGGTCTTCCGCGATCTTCCGCGCCGGTCGCTTCCGGTCTTCCGCGCCGATCTCCTGCAGTCTTCCGCGCCGGTCTCCCAAGGTCTCCCAAGGTCTCCCAAGGTCTTCCGCGCCGGTCTCCCAAGGTCTTCCGGGTCGGTCACCCGCGGTCTTCCGGGTCGGTTCCCGCGGTCCTTCGCGCCGGTCTCCTGCAGTCGTTTCCCGCACCGGTTCAGCGGAGCGGGGCAGGAGCGGCGCCCGCTCAGCCGCCGCCCTTGCTGAAGTGCTGGTAGTCCCTGGTGCCCGACCAGGAGCCGCCCCACTCCCAGCCGAGCCGCTCGAACGCCCTGACCACCCGGTCGCCGGGGTTGATCACACCGGGGGCGTCCACCGGGCGCCTGGCGAACTTGCGGGCGTTCTTGTGCGCCACCGAGCCGTCCGCGGACACATAGGGGTTCTCGCGGGGGTTGATGTCGACGGCTCTGCCGTACGCGTGCTGCGACCAGTTGCTCGAACCGGTCGCCGGGCGGCAGTTGAAGGCCGAGGTGTTGTTGGCCTCGATCGAGTCGAAGTCGTCGCCCTTGTAAACGTCGACGAGGTCCATCTTGTATATCGGCCACCGCCAGCCGTACAGGCGGCCGAAGACCGTGACGATGTCGTCGGCCGCGACCTTGTTCACCACCAGCTCGCCGGTGTGCGGTCGGTGGTCGAAGCCCCAGTAGGTCATCGTGATCAGTCGCAGATCACCGACGGGGACCGGGCAGCCGGGACGCCAGGAGTATCGGAGCCGGTCGCGCGCGACCTTGGTCACCTTGGCGGAGAACTTCGGCGGGCCGGTGGGAGCCGGGGTCGCCGTGGCCGGTCCGGCCGAGGGGGTGGGCGACGCCGGTGCCGCCGACGGTGTGGACGGGACCGGCGGCGTGGACCGCGTCGGCTGTGCGGGCTGCGAGGTGGCGGTGGCACCGCATGCGGCCACCACCAGACAGCCGGCTACCGCGGCGGATGTCCGGATACGCGGCACCAACGGTGATCTGCTCACTGGTCGTCACCCCCATGACCGACAGAGGACAAGCCTCCATTGTATTTGACCGGCTACCTGAGGTGATAAGAGGCGGCGATGACGGACCCGCGGCGAACAGCGGGGCCGTTCCCGGCCCGAGGAGGGAGGGTCGTCCCCGTCGGTGGCCGGAGAGAGCGATGGGCCGCCCGGCGTCGGCGGCCGGAAAAGGAGGGCGGGCCGCCCGGTCGTGTCCCGTCGTCATCGCCGACCGTCCGGTGGCCTGGCGATCTCCGCCGAGCCGTTCTCATATGGCTTTTAAGCTGATTAAAACCGTATTGGTAAGCGCGCCGACATTCTTTAGCTGAGCTTTCTCCGAAAACTCTCGCCCGTGTGTTCGAAGTCGCGCTAAAGTCTCAGGCATCGGATCGAACACGGGTTCGTACGGTGTCTTAGCAGATGGGGGGCGGGCATGGCGATGCTTGCGACGCGGCCGACGGCTCACACCCCTGTCCCGCAGATTTCCGTGCGCCGTCGCGCGACACGCCGTAGCGCTTTCTATGGAAATCTACCTCGGCCGCTATACCCCGTAATAAAGTCCGAGAGCGTGGACCCCGTG from Streptosporangium sp. NBC_01756 includes the following:
- a CDS encoding PrsW family glutamic-type intramembrane protease encodes the protein MREHFSFYRHRWFKVWIAMAALSAALIAMTEAVGNRAVMPAAFFYGAAAGPIGLLVAIHDRTGIGASVPGVTLVGMFLFGGGVALLLGGYFDALFIPDKHGPSILQVGWIEESAKFLPLLLLALTGRHLTKAAGVALGLSCATGFAIMESMSYAWKNVDHAGAVNAGVVLFMRGLATPFSHLAWTGLICAVAFGTWQARGRIVITFSVAGAFVAAAVLHSLNDGLLTLDIPGPARLLFVVVAAVSYWLFYRATRDLVPGTADGPGAVPGLTSCRSVP
- a CDS encoding NUDIX hydrolase → MDGDGWAYCDRGHRHWGVYGASGLLAVHHDTSGTPHVLTQERAVWSHHGGTWGLPGGALDSHEDAVAGALREAREEAALTGDGLRVQGLYVDDHGGWSFTTVIAEADRLLDAAPANSESVDLRWLTPEQLAARNLHPGFAETWPVISRALGSLTVVLDVANIVGARAEHGWWRDRAGAAGKLVAEVSALAVGGLRAVPGDLPALERWFPRFTMVVEGAARAVSPRPGASVIAAPGSGDDAIVRAVQAVPTWERVLVVTADRGLRERVTALGALVTGPRWLLSQL
- a CDS encoding M15 family metallopeptidase; protein product: MSRSPLVPRIRTSAAVAGCLVVAACGATATSQPAQPTRSTPPVPSTPSAAPASPTPSAGPATATPAPTGPPKFSAKVTKVARDRLRYSWRPGCPVPVGDLRLITMTYWGFDHRPHTGELVVNKVAADDIVTVFGRLYGWRWPIYKMDLVDVYKGDDFDSIEANNTSAFNCRPATGSSNWSQHAYGRAVDINPRENPYVSADGSVAHKNARKFARRPVDAPGVINPGDRVVRAFERLGWEWGGSWSGTRDYQHFSKGGG